From a single Photobacterium gaetbulicola Gung47 genomic region:
- a CDS encoding hypothetical protein (COG4533), protein MATFYQEIYKVVSQGLQELMDSQQAGKTPKNPVSETLYLNAWVTKVIKQQRYDHVVAKTLVDWQKQARSMGKNAQLKSQFEQIKSCYEGIPQDGEVTGTLHAHTLHDSQLKALYGLLEEHDWLVTTEYEVNRKVTHHTDGQASLVVCSAQYAAAFDDSGEMVKPLSLFVRGDTRQFIDLAYAQGLLLYKVTDYKSIVKYHGEYKLFPRNAGTHLPELPAQQ, encoded by the coding sequence ATGGCTACGTTTTATCAAGAAATTTATAAGGTTGTCTCGCAGGGGCTACAAGAGCTGATGGATTCTCAGCAAGCCGGGAAGACGCCGAAGAACCCAGTGAGCGAGACGCTGTATCTTAATGCCTGGGTGACTAAGGTCATCAAGCAGCAGCGTTATGATCATGTGGTTGCCAAAACGCTGGTTGATTGGCAGAAGCAGGCGCGCAGTATGGGCAAGAACGCTCAGCTCAAGAGCCAGTTTGAACAGATCAAATCCTGCTACGAGGGGATCCCTCAAGACGGCGAAGTAACGGGTACACTACATGCCCACACGCTGCATGACTCTCAGCTCAAAGCTCTTTATGGGCTGCTGGAGGAGCATGATTGGCTGGTGACGACTGAATATGAAGTGAACCGCAAGGTGACCCACCATACTGATGGCCAGGCCTCGTTGGTGGTCTGCTCGGCCCAGTACGCTGCCGCCTTTGATGATAGCGGGGAAATGGTTAAGCCGCTGTCACTGTTTGTTCGTGGCGATACCCGTCAGTTTATTGATCTGGCGTATGCTCAAGGTCTGTTGCTGTACAAAGTGACAGATTACAAATCGATAGTGAAATACCATGGCGAGTACAAGCTGTTTCCACGAAATGCCGGCACGCATTTGCCTGAGTTGCCAGCCCAGCAGTAA